One Mycobacterium paraseoulense genomic window, ATCACCGACCCCGCGGCGTTCACGGCGCTGGTCGACGTCGCGCGGGCCGCGCTGCCCGAGGACGTCAACGCGCCGTCGGATTCCGGAGAGGCCGCCTAGCCCCTGCTGACCGAACGATCGGCCCGGGTTGCCGCGGCGGTCAAACTGCATCGCCACGTCGGTCGACGCCGGGCGGGGCGATTCCTCGCCGAAGGTCCCAACCTGGTCGAGGCGGCCGCCGCGCGCGGCCTCGTCCGCGACGTCTTCGTCACCGAAGCCGCCGGCGAGCGGTATGCGTCTTTGCTTGGTGCGCAAGCAGTTCCGGTGCATCTGGTCAACGAGCGGGCCGCGAAGGCGCTGTCCGACACCGTCACCCCCACCGGGCTGGTGGCGGTCTGCGAAATGCCGGCGACCCGGCTGGCGGACGTGCTGGCCGGCTCACCCCGGCTGATCGCGGTCGCCGTCGAGATCAGCGAGCCGGGCAATGCCGGCACGCTCATCCGCATCGCCGACGCGATGGGCGCGCACGGCGTGATCCTCGGGGGCCACAGCGTCGACCCGTACAACGGCAAGTGCCTGCGCGCCTCGACCGGCAGCATCTTCTCCATTCCGGTGGTCGCCGCGACCGACACGGCCGCCGCGCTGGATGCGGTGCGCGACGCCGGGCTGCAGGTGCTGGCCGGCACGGTGGACGGCGAGACCCGCCTCGACGAGGCCGGCCCGCTGCTCGCCAGGCCGACGGCCTGGCTGTTCGGGCCCGAATCACACGGCCTGCCAACCGACATCGCGGGGGCGGCGGACCACCGCGTGCGCATCCCGATGTCCGGCGGTGCGGAAAGCCTGAACGTGGCCTCCGCCGCGGCCATCTGCCTCTACCAGAGCGCCCAGGCGCTGGGCACGTTCAAGCGGCCCTGACGCGCGCCCGGGCGGGCCGCAGCCCCGCCAGCGACAGCGTCCCGTGCACCAGCGAGCCCGCCCGCTCCATGAGCGCCTTCGCGGGGTCGAGCGGCGAACGGGGAGCGAGGCGGGGACGGGGAGGGAAATAATGCATCGGCAGCCCGCGGCGGTCGCGGGGCGGCGCCATGAACGTCGGCGCCTCCACCAGCGGCGCATCGCTGGGCAACCGGCCCTCGGCGCGGCGGTAGGCGGCCAGCGCGCGCGGGTGCAGCCGGATCTCGTCCGGAACCGCCAGGAAGGCGAGTTCGACGAGCTTGCCGAACAGCCGCAGCAGCACCTCGTCGCCCGGCGTCCAGCGCATGCCGGCCTTCTCGCGGACCGCGGGCTCGAACAGGCCCGCGGCGATCCAGCGCTGGCCGGCCACCAGCGGCTTGAACATCTGGTCCCAGATCGGCGTGGGCATCAACACGAATTTCGGTTTGGGGATCCGGATTTGGAAGATGTCCAGCGTCGCGCGGTTGATTTCCAGCTCCTCGCGGCACACCCGGTCCCAGTACTCCTGAAACTCCTCCCAGGAGCCGGGCACCGGTCGCATGCTCATCCCGTACATCCGGTACCACCGCACGTGCTCGTCGAACAGCTGGCGCTTCTCGGCCTCCGTCAGGCCGCCGCAGAAGTACTCGGCCACCTTGATCACCAGCATGAAGAAGGTGGCGTGCGCCCAGTAGAACGTTTCCGGATTCAGCGCGTGATAGCGGCGCCCGGACGCGTCGACGCCCTTGATGGTGTGGTGGTAGCTCTTGATCTGCCGCCCGGTCGCCGCGGCCCGGTCGCCGTCGTAGACGACGCCCATGATCGGGTACACCGAGCGGGCCACCCGCTGCAGGGGCTCGCGCAGCAGGATCGAATGCTCCTCGACGCCCGCCCCCAGCTCCGGATACATGTTCTGGATCGCTCCGATCCACACGCCCATCATTCCGGTGCGCAGATCGCCAAAGTACTTCCAGGTCAGGGAATCTGGTCCGAGCGGATCGTCGGACTTCGCGGGAATGGCAGTCATCTCGGCCTCCTGCGCTCACGATAACTTTGACAACGTGCGTTGTCTACGATTTCGGCCCTGCGCGCCCGCGGGTGTTATCGAGCTTCCATAGTCGCGTGGCGCCGCTGTGATCAGGCGATATCGTGCGAGCTGTGACACAAACCGCGCGGCGTTGATTGCCCGCGTCCGTCGGGAGGAAATAACCTGGCCGGGTGGAACTCGCGGGTCGAGAATCGGATTCGGGCGGGCCCGACGAGCCGACCGTTACGCCATCCGATCCGCCGCGGTCTCCCGTCTCGGTGCACAGCGCAACGCAGTGGCTGCACGGCCGGAACCACAGCCCCGGCGCGGTGGCCTTCATCCGCCGGGCGCGACGGCTGCTCCCCGGCGACCCCGAGTTCGGTGACCCGCTCTCGACGGCCGGCGAGGGTGGTCCACGCGCCGCCGCGCGAGCCGCCGACCGGCTGCTCGGGGACCGCGACGCGGTGTCGCGGGAAGTCAGCCTGGGTGTGCTGCAGCTGTGGCAGGCGCTGACCGAGTCGGTGGCCCGTCGGCCGGCGAATCCCGAGGTGACGCTGGTCTTCACCGATCTGGTCGGTTTCTCGTCGTGGTCGCTGCAGGCCGGCGACGAGGCGGCCCTGACCCTGCTGCGACACGTGGCCCGGGCCGTCGAGCCGCCGCTGCTGGACGCGGGCGGCCACATCGTCAAGCGGATGGGCGACGGCCTGATGGCCGTCTTCGGCGATCCGACGGTCGCGGTGCGCGCCGTGCTGGCCGCCAAGGAGGCGTTGAAGTCGGTCGAGGTGGCCGGTCACACGCCGCGGATGCGGGCCGGCATCCACACCGGGCGGCCCCAGCGGCTGGCGTCCGATTGGCTCGGCGTCGACGTGAACATCGCCGCGCGGGTGATGGAACGCGCCAGCAAGGGTGGGGTGATGGTGTCGAGTTCGACACTCGACCTGATCGCCCAGAGCGAACTCGACGCGATGGGTGTCGTCGCCAAACGCGCACGTAAACCACTGTTTGCGGGCAAGACCCCGGGCATGCCGCCCGACTTGGCGATATATCGTTTGCGAACTCATAGGGAGTTGACAGCGCCCGATCACGACGCCGAGACAAACTAGCCGACATAATGGATGCAATGTTTGGGGGCATCCTTGCCCGGCTCGCCCGGGTCCAGTTCACGTTGGGTTACGTGGCGGTGCTGCTTGCCGTCAGCTGCGCCATCCTGGTCCTCGGCCCGCACGCCCATGACGTGCTGGTCGAGCGGGCCAGCACCAACCTGCACAACCTGGCGCATGGCCACGTGGGCACCCTGCTGGGCAGCGCGCTGGTCGTCGACGCCGGCCCGCTCTACTTCTGGCTGCCCTTTCTCACCTGCCTGCTCGCGCTCGGCGAGCTGCACCTGCGCACCATCCGGCTGGTAGTGGCCTTCGTCGTCGGCCACATCGGCGCGACGCTGGTCGTGGCCGCCGCCCTGGCCGCCGCGGTCGAGTTCGGCTGGCTGCCGCTGTCGATCACCCGCGCCAGCGACGTCGGGATGAGCTACGGCGCCCTGGCGGTGCTCGGCGCGATGACGGCGGTCATTCCCCAGCGCTGGCGGGCCCCCTGGGTCGGCTGGTGGGTGGCGGCGGGCCTGGCGTCGGCGATCATCGGCGGCGATTTCACCGACGCCGGCCACACCGTCGCCGTGGTGTTGGGTGTGCTGGTGTCCGCCCGATTCCGCCAGCCCATCCATTGGACCCCGGTGCGCTCCCTGATGCTGGTGGCCTCGTCGGGCTTCGGCTTCCTGGTCCTCGCCCACCACTGGGGAACGATGGCCGCGGCGCCCGCGTTCGGGATCCTGGGCGCGCTGGCGGCGCACAAGGCCGTGCAATTCGTCGCCGGGCGCGCCGCGCTGGGCGACGCCGCTCTGACCGGTGCGCAGCCGGCCACGGCGGGCTAGACACCGGGCCGCCCTTACTCCGAAGCGCCCGCCGGGGCGCACGCACCGCATCACTATGATCGGCACTTGCCGCTGGGCAACTTCCTCCCAGCCCCTCATCAGCAAGGAGAGTGTCGCCGCGTGGGTGCTCAGCCCGTCGACCTGTCGCCTAATGCCTTGGCCGAGGCGATCGGCGCCGCCCAGGAGGCGATCGCGCTCGCCGGCGATCTGGACACGCTTGCGCGCGTGAAGACCGAGCACCTCGGTGACCGCTCGCCGCTCGCGCTGGCGCGCCAAGCGCTGGCCGGCGTCCCCAAGGAGGAGCGCGCCGACGCGGGCAAGCGGGTCAACTCCGCGCGGACCGAGGTCCAGCGCAGCTACGACGAGCGACTGGCCGCGCTGCGCGCCGAACGTGACGCGGCGGTGCTGGTCGCCGAGAGCGTCGACGTCACGCTGCCGTCGACGCGTCAGCCACCCGGCGCCAGGCACCCGATCACCATGCTGGCGGAGCACGTCGCCGACACCTTCGTCGCGATGGGCTGGGAGCTGGCGGAGGGGCCGGAAGTCGAGACCGAGCAGTTCAACTTCGACGCCCTCAACTTCCCCGCCGACCACCCGGCGCGCAGCGAGCAGGACACCTTCTACATCGCGCCGGACGATTCCCGGCAGCTGCTGCGCACCCACACGTCGCCGGTGCAGGTGCGCACCCTGCTCGCTCACGAGCTGCCCGTCTACATCGTCTCGATCGGCCGCACCTTCCGCACCGACGAGCTCGACGCCACCCACACCCCGGTCTTCCACCAGGTCGAGGGGCTGGCGGTGGACCGTGGCCTGTCCATGGCGCACCTGCGGGGCACCCTCGACGCGTTCGCCCGCGCCGAGTTCGGCCCGGAGGCGCGCACCCGGATCCGGCCACACTTCTTCCCCTTCACCGAACCCTCCGCCGAGGTCGACGTGTGGTTCGTCGGCAAGAAGGGCGGCCCGGGCTGGGTGGAGTGGGGCGGCTGCGGCATGGTCCACCCCAACGTGTTGCGCGCCGCGGGGATCGACCCCGAGGAGTACTCCGGCTTCGCGTTCGGGATGGGCCTGGAACGCACCCTGCAGTTCCGCAACGGCATCCCCGACATGCGCGACATGGTCGAGGGCGACGTCCGGTTCTCGCTGCCGTTCGGGGTGGGTGACTGATGCGGGTCCCCTACAGCTGGCTGCGGGAGGTCGTGAACGCCGGCGCGCCGGGCTGGGATGTCGCGCCCGGCGATCTCGAGCAGACGCTGGTGCGGATCGGCCACGAGGTGGAGGAGGTCGTCACCCTCGGCCCGGTCGACGGCCCGCTGACGGTGGGGCGGGTGACCGCCATCGAGGAGCTCACCGGCTTCAAGAAGCCGATCCGCGCCTGCCGGGTCGACGTCGGCGACGGCAGGGACCGCGATATCGTCTGCGGCGCAACCAATTTCGCCGTCGGTGAGCTGGTTATCGTGGCGCTGCCCGGCACCACGCTGCCCGGCGGATTCGCCATCACGGCACGCAAGACCTACGGCCGCGACTCCGACGGCATGATCTGCTCGGCGGCCGAGCTCGGTTTGGGCGCCGACCATTCCGGGATCCTGGTGCTGCCGCCCGGCACCGCCGAACCGGGCGCCGCCGGCGCCGCGGTGCTGGGACTCGACGACGTGGTCTTTCACCTGGCGATCACCCCCGACCGCGGCTACTGCATGTCGGTGCGCGGACTGGCCCGGGAGGTCGCCTGCGCCTACGGCCTCGACTTCGTCGACCCGGCGGACGTCAAGCCGCTGCCCGCCGCCGGCGAGGCCTGGCCCCTGACCGTCCAGCCCGAAACCGGGGTACGGCGGTTCGCCCTGCGCCCCGTGACCGGCATCGACCCCGCCGCGGTGTCGCCGTGGTGGCTGCAACGCCGGCTGCTGCTGGCCGGCATCCGCGCGACCTCCCCGGCGGTGGACGTCACCAACTACGTGATGCTCGAACTCGGCCACC contains:
- a CDS encoding TrmH family RNA methyltransferase produces the protein MLTERSARVAAAVKLHRHVGRRRAGRFLAEGPNLVEAAAARGLVRDVFVTEAAGERYASLLGAQAVPVHLVNERAAKALSDTVTPTGLVAVCEMPATRLADVLAGSPRLIAVAVEISEPGNAGTLIRIADAMGAHGVILGGHSVDPYNGKCLRASTGSIFSIPVVAATDTAAALDAVRDAGLQVLAGTVDGETRLDEAGPLLARPTAWLFGPESHGLPTDIAGAADHRVRIPMSGGAESLNVASAAAICLYQSAQALGTFKRP
- a CDS encoding oxygenase MpaB family protein; the protein is MTAIPAKSDDPLGPDSLTWKYFGDLRTGMMGVWIGAIQNMYPELGAGVEEHSILLREPLQRVARSVYPIMGVVYDGDRAAATGRQIKSYHHTIKGVDASGRRYHALNPETFYWAHATFFMLVIKVAEYFCGGLTEAEKRQLFDEHVRWYRMYGMSMRPVPGSWEEFQEYWDRVCREELEINRATLDIFQIRIPKPKFVLMPTPIWDQMFKPLVAGQRWIAAGLFEPAVREKAGMRWTPGDEVLLRLFGKLVELAFLAVPDEIRLHPRALAAYRRAEGRLPSDAPLVEAPTFMAPPRDRRGLPMHYFPPRPRLAPRSPLDPAKALMERAGSLVHGTLSLAGLRPARARVRAA
- a CDS encoding adenylate/guanylate cyclase domain-containing protein, coding for MELAGRESDSGGPDEPTVTPSDPPRSPVSVHSATQWLHGRNHSPGAVAFIRRARRLLPGDPEFGDPLSTAGEGGPRAAARAADRLLGDRDAVSREVSLGVLQLWQALTESVARRPANPEVTLVFTDLVGFSSWSLQAGDEAALTLLRHVARAVEPPLLDAGGHIVKRMGDGLMAVFGDPTVAVRAVLAAKEALKSVEVAGHTPRMRAGIHTGRPQRLASDWLGVDVNIAARVMERASKGGVMVSSSTLDLIAQSELDAMGVVAKRARKPLFAGKTPGMPPDLAIYRLRTHRELTAPDHDAETN
- a CDS encoding rhomboid-like protein, with the translated sequence MFGGILARLARVQFTLGYVAVLLAVSCAILVLGPHAHDVLVERASTNLHNLAHGHVGTLLGSALVVDAGPLYFWLPFLTCLLALGELHLRTIRLVVAFVVGHIGATLVVAAALAAAVEFGWLPLSITRASDVGMSYGALAVLGAMTAVIPQRWRAPWVGWWVAAGLASAIIGGDFTDAGHTVAVVLGVLVSARFRQPIHWTPVRSLMLVASSGFGFLVLAHHWGTMAAAPAFGILGALAAHKAVQFVAGRAALGDAALTGAQPATAG
- the pheS gene encoding phenylalanine--tRNA ligase subunit alpha, whose protein sequence is MGAQPVDLSPNALAEAIGAAQEAIALAGDLDTLARVKTEHLGDRSPLALARQALAGVPKEERADAGKRVNSARTEVQRSYDERLAALRAERDAAVLVAESVDVTLPSTRQPPGARHPITMLAEHVADTFVAMGWELAEGPEVETEQFNFDALNFPADHPARSEQDTFYIAPDDSRQLLRTHTSPVQVRTLLAHELPVYIVSIGRTFRTDELDATHTPVFHQVEGLAVDRGLSMAHLRGTLDAFARAEFGPEARTRIRPHFFPFTEPSAEVDVWFVGKKGGPGWVEWGGCGMVHPNVLRAAGIDPEEYSGFAFGMGLERTLQFRNGIPDMRDMVEGDVRFSLPFGVGD